The region tgtatgtattgtagtgtatgtattgtatgtattgtatgtatgtattgtatgtattgtagtgtatgtattgtattgtatgtattgcatgtatgtattgtattgtatgtattgtatatgTTGCTTACGAAAACACCACTTCTGTCCttgagagtgtgtgtgaggTAGGTTGCCCTCCCTCATGCATGACTTTACACACTTAGTCTCTTCGATAAAATCGTTGCAGACTGTGGATGGCATAAAGTCTTAGTAATTGCAGGAAAACATCATATGAAGTaaaagaacacacacacacacacacacacacacacacacgcacacgcacacacacacacacacacgcacacgcacacgcacacacacacacacacacacacacaccacacacacacacaccacacacacacaacacatgcacgcacgcacgcatgcacacacacacacacacacacacacacacacacacacacacacacacacacacctgaacaTGAGTCGCCAGTCCAGTTTCCTTGGCAAGTGCAAGTCGTACAGTTCTCATCCAGACTTCCATGAACACACTGCATACCACAGGCTAAACAAAAATCACAATgtaaaccaacacacacacacaacaacaacaacaacaacaacaacttacTACTGCAAACAGAACCCTTCCAATTTCCAACACACCCACAACGCACGACACCATCCACTTGAGTACATTcactacaacaacataacaaaTCAAAGCCAATCCAACTACTCAAACACTACCACTTACCCTCCGTTTGCACAAGAACCCTCACCACACGACGACACACTATTCCCACACTGATTGCCGTAGAATCCATCGGAGCAATCACAATACGACATCGACCCATCAGTTGAAACCGGTTCGAGTTCGAGCTCTCGTCCATACGGATTCACAACGTACGGCTCCGTCATACACCGACCGTTCTCTCCACAATAAGTCGGACTCTTCGAGCAAACGTCAGACGGCACATCGCAGTCGTCACCTTCAATAAAAATTCAAATGAATGAATATTAATAACAACTACATAATGGTTACTATCAACCTGTAAATCCAGGCTGACAGTCGCATTCGTATCCTCCGAAACGATTCATGCATCGTCCGCCGTTGCTGCACGGACGAGATGTCGTGCATTCGTCGACGTCTTGTGAGCAGTCAGATCCTCGGAATCCCAACTGACACACGCAATCAAATCCGATCGCCGTCGGTGAGCACGTGCCGCCGTTTTGACACGAATCCGGTTTGCAGACGTGTACACGTGTCAAGCACTGACTGCCGGTGAAATACTCAGTACAACTGCATGTGCACGCTCCGTCCGCTGACTTGACAACCGTCCCGCCGTGTAGACAAGCGATAGACAAACACGAGACTGAAGTCTGACACAATGAGTCGGTAAACTTGGATGGACACGTACACGAAAATCCTCCCTCGTTCGTCCTCAAGCACGTGCCTCCGTTCATACAAGGATTAGAGTCACACCCGTCAAGTTGCACGCCGCATAGTCGTCCGGTGAAACCCGCAGAGCAGCTGCACGACGAACATGTCGAATTTGGACTTCCGTTCACACAAGCCAAACTGCATGCTAAACaccaaatattaaaataaataaaaaattaattaatttattgaacACAAtaactttattgatataccACACTTCGCTATGACAACTTCAGAATAGGATATacctaattaaataaatttttatttaatcactctgTAGACATCCTCATATCAAGTGCCTGCAGGTTCATAGCTCAGAATGCCGCTTGCAGACCTATTCATGCCGGTTCAAGCAGATAAAAGGTTGAACTAGATAGTGCTGCATGTACTCAGCACACAAAAACCCAATTTCATGCCTGACCCACTACGATGTCGACGACGCTCAAGACATTATGTCACCACATCATGAGTCACTGCTGTCATCATGCATGTCCAGCAACCACACTGCAAGTACATTTGTAAGACTTCTAGCATTCTGCACGACTTCGTCTTGAACGAGTCGCTTGACGGTATGCTCTCCATAAATGTAAAAATTGATTCTTACAGTTATAGGGATACAAGGCTCGAAGAAGAGGTCGTCAAGTCttcatttgacgagttaaattttacaactgacaaCTAACGTTCTAGTctaggtcgtcaaatgacgactagagcagaccaatgctagtttgtaatggctttctcggtatgcaggcggataactgtactgtactgaaacatgcacCGCTTTGACGCTCACATTCggacatttgtcgtacaaTTAAATGACATGTACGCGTAGTATATATGTACTGCCAGCAGCGCGCGGTacgttgacaaactgctcatatcccgAATAATAAAACTAGGCATGTAAGAGTTATCTCAGGATTCCGGCAAAGTAGAGGCAAGACTTCGTGACCAGGGagcagtggagacaatggtaaatcctgtaggtCGAAATAGGTAGATACgatttagtagcaagaaacgaACAACTCCCGCAATGTCATTTGCGGagtctggttgaaaccccGCCTTGTgttgacaaagagaggtgatATGCGTTTtatcactaattcaattacCTATCACTACTGTCTTCCTTGCCTCCGTAAAGATGTCTAGCTCTGTAAAATCTAGCACGtcgtatccattggctcagTGGTAATGTGTGttggttgcatgccattgtgggaatactgcgctgtatgcttgcactgcactgaattctAGAAGGCCGTACAAAATGGCGGAATACcccactaaacaccatgattgatatcaacatgacattctagactaaaaattttgacggcttaaaaattttggaaacttgtcaaatggcgacaactagttggaccaatttttcgagccctgGGGATAGTAGAGTATTTCACAAAGTTATAATACAATTTCCTAATCCTACTATAGTAACCTAAAAAGTTTACTAAAACGTTGGGTCTGAGGAGGAGGCTAGTCAGGCAAAACTGAACCATCTTATCATTTGGACTGCCACTGAGATATAAATGACAGGCATGATTTGAGTCTATTGCTGTGAAAGACTATACATAtagggttctcgctacagtGTGGCAGCGTGGCGCTGCGCCACgctccagtaggagtgcgACAggctcagaaacggtagataggagtccaaagtcttaCAGCTAAGGAATGGTATCCATACTActaaaacatgtacaatactaTATTACTTAAcaaaggtgacaatagccacatCTAGCTTCTTACAAAATAATGCCCTACCTATCTCGCCTCTTACAAAAAAACGTGGGACGATAGTCCCAtccaaacatacacacaaatgttgattgcagtcccggatgcattgcctctgattctagtcccAGATGCCCTTCCAGTGACCCGGAAAGCAAACTTCTTgtgaagcaacaacagtggtccaTGTTAATCAACacctgactagacagactttctgtagtttcgTCCATGATACTTGAGCATGCACAATCTATGAACATCACTAAGAAGGACTGACTGGCgatcgaagttgatttcctcGCCAGGACTTGAACTTATGTTACACGCAATACATAGCTGCAATGCAAAGTCTACCTTACTTGGGATCAGCTCCAGTGCACATGTTCGGTACGCAAGAACCCTGACCGTcattagcctcgtccccagactcatgtaagcctggcagtgtccgattcccgtatgacactccCAGGCCCACACGTGAGCctgacactgccaggctcacgtgagtgtggggacgaggctacctGACATGATGCATGGTTGTCCCCAGTATACAAAGGCACCGCTCCCACCTTCCACTTGGTCCAGCCCTGCTGTGTGTTACTGCATGAGcaggcagtgattagctataaagacaatggactcaattgtaatacaagtactcaaagatCAACAGTGGTTCTTATGCACTGCCCACTATTAGATCCATATCTGTTGGTATTGTTTAACAAGAGCATTTAGGCAGCTATAGGCGATAAAAAAACAAGGTCTGTAGTTATGTGGGCTCTCAACTTCTTGAGGTTTGAAAACTTTCCG is a window of Corticium candelabrum chromosome 20, ooCorCand1.1, whole genome shotgun sequence DNA encoding:
- the LOC134195360 gene encoding fibropellin-1-like produces the protein MQLSLFSFQFAFIALALVTTTRAAACTLPSSNDIMSQINTQQTVEIESQKALVDKLYYNCFRWDSSLQQVERFIVSVELSGSPTEQRWLFNCSTGSSFSARLVAGVAVLGNVSTMSYGCGECDEAAADPCVACDSSCKNNRCYGTNAADCCNYIKNNMCVIDCGTNFVSNAQNNCICANSFTGSDCSTCSLACVNGSPNSTCSSCSCSAGFTGRLCGVQLDGCDSNPCMNGGTCLRTNEGGFSCTCPSKFTDSLCQTSVSCLSIACLHGGTVVKSADGACTCSCTEYFTGSQCLTRVHVCKPDSCQNGGTCSPTAIGFDCVCQLGFRGSDCSQDVDECTTSRPCSNGGRCMNRFGGYECDCQPGFTGDDCDVPSDVCSKSPTYCGENGRCMTEPYVVNPYGRELELEPVSTDGSMSYCDCSDGFYGNQCGNSVSSCGEGSCANGGECTQVDGVVRCGCVGNWKGSVCSTCGMQCVHGSLDENCTTCTCQGNWTGDSCSVCNDFIEETKCVKSCMREGNLPHTHSQGQKWCFPCGIFLCEQCNYDDVFEVSDHQCRQCIPGARLDRKNEGHCTIEPDTEDDDDKSSSNNTGLIVGITIGVISFCVVLAIVAYVMYRKFWNRAGDYQPAKSI